The genomic interval GCGAGGCGGAGGGGCAGCGCGTGGTTGCTTTCCGCCCCGTCTACGTCTTCGACGTGAGCCAAACCGAGGGGAAGCCCCTCCCCGAGCCGCCCGTCCAGACGCTCCGAGGCCACTCCGAGGCGGCCGAGCGCCTCTATCGCGCTCTTCTCCGGATCGCGCAGGAGGAGGGGATCCGCGTGACGGTGGCCCCGGAGCTCGGGGGCGCCCACGGGATCTGGCATTCCCGCGAGCGGGAGATCAGCCTTCTCGCGTCTGACCCGCTGGATCAGCGGGCGAAGACGCTCGCTCACGAGCTCGCACACGCCTGGCTTCATCCGTCGGGCTACGGTCATCCCGACAACCGCCCGCGCGCCGAAACCGAGGCTGAGAGCGTGGCTTACGTGGTCTGTGCGGCACGAGGGCTCGACACGTCGCGCTACTCCTTCGCCTACGTGCTCGGCTGGGCCCAAGATCCGAAGCTCGTTCGCGAGTCAGGAGAGCGGATCCAGGCGGCCGCCAGGCGGATGGTCGAGCGGGTCGAGGAGCTCGAGCAGAGACAAAGCCATGAGAGCGCACGTACCAGACTTCGGAGACCGCGGGCCGAGCGCGACGAGACCTTGGCCCTTGAACGATAGGAGGCATCGCCATGGACGACCGCATCCGCAATGAGAACGGGGAGCCCCTGGTGCTCACCGTCGCCGAGGTGGCCCGGCTCCTGAGGGTCGGCCAGACCACCCTGCGCCAGGCGCTCAAGCGGGGCGACATCCCGCATGTCCGCCTGGGGCGGCGCATCCTGATCCGCCGCGACGCGCTCCTCACGTGGATGGAGGAGCGGGAGCACAGCCACGTGATCACGACCGGCTGAAGGGCCGCCCGCGAAGGTCTCGGCGGCCCCCCGGCGTACTTCCTGGGCCGGAGGGGCCGCCTCGCCTTTCGAGCGAGGTGACCAGAACCTTGGCAAAGGCACAGCAGGCAAACAAGGGCGCCGCTCCACGGGGCCACATCGAGCGGCGCGGGCACAGCTCCTGGCGGGTGGAGGTCACCCTCGGGACCGATCCTACCACCGGTCGGCGAAAGCGCCTACGGGTCACGGTCCGAGGGACCGAGGAGGACGCGCAGCGGAAGCTGACCGAGCTCCTGCGGCAGGCCGACCTCGGGCAGGCGGTGGAGCCGTCGAGAATCACGGTGGGGGAGTACCTGACCCAGTGGCTGGAGGCGGTCAAGGCCCAGGTTGCCCCTGGCAGCATGATCGCCTACTCGGCCATGGCAAAGGCGATGCTCGAAACGAGCGTCGCGGGCATGAGGCTCCAGGCGCTGACCCCGCTCCA from Bacillota bacterium carries:
- a CDS encoding ssDNA-binding domain-containing protein, giving the protein MNPETVRERVQALHKRLEEGIARLQTAEEWQRYLKVQARFHRYSFANTLLILAQRPDATLVAGYRTWQELGRHVRRGEHGIVILAPVVVRPRRTEGVREERPDSPDEGVEGKEDEKERGREAEGQRVVAFRPVYVFDVSQTEGKPLPEPPVQTLRGHSEAAERLYRALLRIAQEEGIRVTVAPELGGAHGIWHSREREISLLASDPLDQRAKTLAHELAHAWLHPSGYGHPDNRPRAETEAESVAYVVCAARGLDTSRYSFAYVLGWAQDPKLVRESGERIQAAARRMVERVEELEQRQSHESARTRLRRPRAERDETLALER
- a CDS encoding helix-turn-helix domain-containing protein, whose product is MDDRIRNENGEPLVLTVAEVARLLRVGQTTLRQALKRGDIPHVRLGRRILIRRDALLTWMEEREHSHVITTG